A genomic segment from Perca flavescens isolate YP-PL-M2 chromosome 13, PFLA_1.0, whole genome shotgun sequence encodes:
- the pwwp2a gene encoding PWWP domain-containing protein 2A: MAAVAAEPGAAAVPTTTITAATDDEGSGEPGRAVPGHPGGGGGEMDGSAAEIPRGEDEGDAEQRRHVRPESAAGKHTEGLIQNLPPEPISLDRFSPGVPADPELHNPQSPAVFLHSLPAAEPGNSNPEPRPGTGLSLQEPAGPTDTPVHPEPCNPDPNNPNPGHPEPGLQDLSPGSEVRVSLDHVIDDALVVSFRRGEKVFSGVLMDVSRRFGPYGIPITVYPRRDDGPCPQMSLPALPDVDPSIKQEVVSVSPPPPQPWTSKPPPLFQEGAPYPPPLFLRDTYHQAVPQPLPRKIKRPKRRYRCEEPTSIMNAIKLRPRQVLCDKCKAVVASGGHLEARRGEDASRRRRAAEAPPLNSELKRLRGDDRSARPAPGIRVTSSSSPRRVLRGVASSSPAAASGRLCLKLGAQKVLDKRRSKARHALNPLPAARWAITHPPRRAGAAAKDPAPPAQNQTPGPALGPDGGRAVTRAAALQSRHQKVHFTRRLQNSAAAVGSPLPPRMRLKPQRYRTDDSQAPPPCPPFPLPFLAAQTQRSQLAFQTGYAGGPPPSGGGRAGGGVSSSVLRPIREQLRDLWPRPSRRPALSPAPPEGGGEKEEKRRRKSSSSSSSSSSSSSRPATFSKSVSKAALPDGRTVCAGDIVWAKIYGFPWWPARVLGITVARRGDTGLAVTQQARVSWFGSPTTSFLPLAQLAPFLESFQSRFDRKRKGPYRRAIAEAASAAKQLTPEVRALLTQFET, encoded by the exons ATGGCGGCCGTGGCTGCAGAGCCAGGAGCTGCAGCGGTTCCGACAACAACAATAACCGCGGCGACGGACGATGAGGGCTCGGGCGAACCGGGCCGGGCCGTGCCGGGTCACCCCGgcgggggaggaggggagatgGACGGGTCTGCAGCGGAGATCCCCCGGGGGGAGGATGAAGGAGACGCGGAGCAGCGCCGCCATGTCAGGCCGGAGTCCGCGGCGGGAAAACACACCGAGGGACTGATCCAGAACTTACCTCCGGAGCCGATCAGCTTGGACCGGTTCTCCCCCGGAGTACCGGCCGACCCAGAGTTGCACAACCCGCAGTCCCCCGCCGTGTTCCTGCACTCCCTCCCAGCCGCGGAGCCCGGTAACTCTAACCCGGAGCCGAGGCCCGGTACTGGGCTGTCTCTGCAGGAACCGGCGGGACCGACGGACACTCCGGTGCACCCGGAGCCGTGTAACCCTGACCCTAATAACCCTAACCCGGGCCATCCGGAGCCCGGTCTGCAGGATCTGAGTCCCGGCTCAGAGGTCCGGGTCTCCCTGGATCACGTCATCGATGACGCGCTGGTGGTGTCGTTCCGGCGGGGGGAGAAGGTGTTCTCGGGGGTTCTGATGGATGTCTCCAGAAG gtttggACCGTACGGTATCCCCATCACCGTGTATCCCAGACGAGATGACGGGCCTTGTCCTCAGATGTCGCTGCCGGCGCTCCCTGACGTCGACCCGTCCATCAAACAGGAAGTGGTCAGCGTGTCCCCGCCCCCCCCGCAGCCTTGGACGTCCAAACCGCCGCCGCTGTTCCAGGAGGGGGCGCCGTACCCCCCCCCTCTGTTCCTGCGGGACACGTATCACCAGGCCGTGCCGCAGCCGCTGCCGCGCAAGATCAAGCGCCCCAAACGGCGGTACCGCTGCGAGGAGCCCACCTCCATCATGAACGCCATCAAGCTCCGCCCCCGCCAGGTGCTCTGTGACAAGTGCAAAGCCGTGGTGGCGTCCGGCGGCCACCTGGAGGCGCGCCGTGGCGAGGACGCGTCGCGGCGCCGCCGAGCGGCTGAGGCGCCGCCGCTGAACTCGGAGCTCAAACGTCTGAGGGGCGACGACCGGAGCGCCCGCCCGGCGCCGGGGATACGGGTGACCTCATCGTCCTCGCCGCGGCGCGTCCTGAGGGGCGTGGCCTCGTCCTCGCCGGCGGCCGCCTCCGGCCGGCTCTGCCTGAAGCTCGGCGCCCAGAAGGTTCTGGACAAACGGCGCTCCAAAGCTCGCCACGCCCTCAACCCGCTGCCGGCCGCCCGCTGGGCGATCACGCACCCCCCACGCCGGGCGGGCGCCGCGGCCAAAGACCCCGCCCCCCCGGCCCAGAACCAGACCCCCGGCCCGGCTCTGGGGCCGGACGGCGGCCGCGCGGTGACCCGCGCCGCGGCGCTGCAGAGCCGCCACCAGAAGGTCCACTTCACCCGCCGCCTGCAGAACAGCGCGGCGGCCGTGGGCTCGCCGCTTCCTCCCAGAATGCGTCTGAAACCTCAAAGGTATCGAACCGATGACAGCCAGGCGccccccccctgcccccccttccccctcccctTCCTCGCCGCCCAAACACAGCGCTCGCAGCTCGCCTTCCAAACCGGct ACGCAGGAGGGCCCCCACcctcaggaggaggcagagcgGGAGGCGGAGTCTCCTCCTCCGTGCTCCGTCCAATCAGAGAGCAGCTCAGAGACCTTTGGCCCCGCCCCTCCCGGAGACCAGCCCTCTCCCCGGCCCCTCCCGAGGGCGGGGGCGAGAAGGAGGAGAAGCGCCGGCGTaagtcctcctcctcttcctcctcctcctcttcctcgtcctCGCGGCCCGCCACCTTCTCCAAGTCCGTGTCCAAGGCGGCGCTGCCGGACGGCCGCACCGTGTGTGCCGGGGACATCGTGTGGGCCAAGATCTACGGCTTCCCCTGGTGGCCCGCCCGCGTGCTGGGCATCACCGTGGCGCGCCGCGGCGACACGGGGCTGGCCGTGACGCAGCAGGCGCGCGTGTCGTGGTTCGGCTCCCCGACCACGTCCTTCCTGCCGCTCGCCCAGCTGGCGCCGTTCCTCGAGAGCTTCCAGTCGCGCTTCGACAGGAAGAGGAAGGGCCCGTACCGCCGCGCCATCGCCGAGGCCGCCAGCGCCGCCAAGCAGCTCACGCCTGAGGTCCGCGCGCTGCTCACGCAGTTTGAGACGTAG